One window of the Salminus brasiliensis chromosome 1, fSalBra1.hap2, whole genome shotgun sequence genome contains the following:
- the LOC140536827 gene encoding uncharacterized protein, with protein sequence MSGVDESTVKGVSGLELDTSIPEENPGPMIGGLRLRSAPGACVLFAGVLLLVGIGVAVGGYWPNRTRRPVSHHAPTGRTPAEKLKLVGPIIMGVGLFIFICANTLLYENRDRDWDRERDRRQNAESQDISSSAQSERHMDTNSATCLQTEACINRDALTLSELNIHCLQEQMAIPTLKCSSPSSDSSNSSQVNFDLDRASPPPDSRAIVTLTLPVIKLNNCLISCPEAPPLPERTYRTSVTVATVTKVGLAEIEHSSSALMSELNYKDTEAR encoded by the coding sequence ATGTCTGGGGTGGACGAGTCCACGGTAAAAGGCGTGTCTGGCCTGGAGTTAGACACTTCAATCCCTGAGGAGAATCCAGGGCCTATGATTGGTGGGCTGCGTCTACGCTCAGCTCCCGGAGCCTGTGTGCTGTTTGCTGGTGTGCTACTTCTTGTAGGAATAGGTGTGGCCGTGGGCGGCTACTGGCCTAATCGCACTCGGCGACCGGTGTCGCACCATGCCCCAACTGGCCGAACACCTGCTGAGAAACTCAAACTGGTTGGTCCTATTATCATGGGAGTGGGCTTGTTTATCTTCATCTGTGCCAACACACTCCTCTACGAGAACAGGGACCGGGACTGGGACCGGGAACGGGACCGCAGGCAGAATGCAGAAAGCCAAGATATTTCTTCCTCGGCTCAGTCGGAAAGACATATGGACACCAACTCAGCGACATGCCTGCAGACGGAAGCATGCATCAACAGGGATGCATTGACACTGTCAGAGCTCAATATCCATTGCTTGCAAGAACAGATGGCCATTCCGACTCTAAAGTGCTCTTCCCCCTCCTCCGACTCGTCCAACTCCAGCCAGGTTAACTTTGACCTGGACAGGGCGTCTCCTCCCCCAGATAGCAGGGCCATAGTTACATTGACCCTTCCGGTCATCAAGCTGAACAACTGCCTTATAAGCTGCCCAGAAGCTCCACCCCTTCCAGAGCGCACATACCGGACAAGTGTGACAGTGGCCACGGTAACAAAAGTGGGATTGGCAGAAATAGAGCATTCCAGTTCAGCTCTAATGAGTGAACTCAATTACAAAGACACTGAGGCTCGGTAG
- the l3mbtl1b gene encoding lethal(3)malignant brain tumor-like protein 3 isoform X1 has translation MTDTPPKDASAPGADFDMMTALDWKDGIATLPGSDIRFRMTEFGTLEIVTDPEPKDKEQPACPQTETVPSKSSPPSEPTQAPNPSNQTATGAPVDTVAAPSGQQAQAVGSNVSTGPEEGPSTEVDRCKTCGHSGPLSSFLQGKFCSPACVQPCSGRSTPADTGEGERLGKRVRKKKKMFMESEDEEEDNIEEEEEKVKTSKGRKAAKIARLVTAAPVKKKAWSWPAYLEEEKAVAAPLKLFKEHQSFPQSRNGFKVGMKLEGLDPCHPALFCVLTVAEVQGYRIRLHFDGYPECYDFWVNADSWDVKPPGWCEKMGLKLLLPKGCRDGEFNWNTYVKNCRGQLAPKHLFKSLNTSVTPSGFRAGMKLEAVDRKNPSLICVATISAVVDNRLLIHFDNWDDTYDYWCDASSPYIHPVGYCEEAELTLTTPAEYKHPKSFSWEKYLEETGSQAAPARAFKQRPPHGFQVGMKLETVDKRNPMLIRVSTISAAEDFRVKVHFDGWTEEYDYWVDADSTELHPVGWCQKTGHPLQHPNGSSDPPPPPGQGCPTPGCNGVGHIKGPRYGTHYTAVSCPYSELNLNKEGLVPDRLSGERPVTLSGPPRNRRTESLNQTPAHTPTGNSLEPAESTDNSLPARTATAAKCVKPHQVKQEGNGKGSPLNGDSLQQFLHDSVFCGWEPPKFQHCWEKHGKLLPEALGLNAKTVAKWSTEEVATFVRKLPGCREHAAIFRNEQIDGEAFLLLTQSDIVKILSIKLGPALKIYNCILMLKSADEE, from the exons ATGACAGATACACCTCCCAAGGATGCCTCTGCCCCAGGAGCGGATTTTGACATGATGACTGCTCTTGATTGGAAGGACGGCATAGCAACATTGCCTGGAAGTGACATCAGG TTCCGAATGACAGAATTTGGCACGTTGGAAATTGTAACGGATCCAGAGCCAAAGGACAAAGAACAGCCGGCATGCCCACAGACTGAGACTGTGCCCTCCAAGAGCAGCCCTCCATCTGAACCCACCCAAGCACCCAACCCTTCAAATCAGACAGCCACAGGTGCTCCTGTTGATACTGTCG CAGCTCCCTCTGGCCAGCAGGCGCAGGCAGTTGGTTCTAACGTGAGCACTGGCCCTGAGGAAGGCCCCAGCACAGAAGTGGACAGATGTAAGACCTGTGGACACTCTGGTCCTCTGTCATCTTTTCTCCAGGGAAAATTTTGCAGTCCTGCCTGTGTTCAGCCCTGCAGTGGCAG GTCAACTCCAGCTGATACAGGAGAAGGTGAGCGTTTGGGTAAACGAGTgcggaagaagaagaagatgttCATGGAgtctgaggatgaggaggaggacaaCATAGAAGAAGAGGAG gaGAAGGTTAAAACCTCAAAGGGCAGAAAAGCAGCTAAAATTGCCAGATTGG TAACGGCAGCTCCAGTGAAAAAGAAGGCTTGGAGTTGGCCTGCTTATTTAGAGGAGGAGAAAGCAGTGGCTGCACCCTTGAAACTATTTAAAGAA CACCAGTCTTTTCCGCAGAGCAGGAATGGATTTAAAGTTGGAATGAAGCTGGAGGGCCTAGACCCTTGTCATCCTGCCCTCTTCTGCGTGCTTACTGTGGCAGAG GTCCAGGGTTATAGAATAAGACTTCATTTCGATGGCTACCCTGAGTGCTATGACTTCTGGGTAAACGCGGACTCCTGGGACGTGAAGCCACCAGGCTGGTGTGAAAAGATGGGCCTCAAACTGCTGTTACCAAAAG GTTGCAGAGATggggaatttaactggaatacTTATGTTAAGAATTGTAGAGGTCAGCTGGCACCCAAACATCTCTTTAAAAGTCTTAATACG TCAGTCACCCCTTCAGGCTTCCGTGCTGGGATGAAGTTAGAAGCTGTCGACAGGAAAAACCCATCACTCATCTGCGTAGCAACCATCTCTGCTGTCGTGGACAACCGCCTCCTCATTCACTTTGACAACTGGGATGATACATATGATTACTG GTGTGATGCTAGCAGTCCATATATTCATCCGGTTGGGTACTGTGAGGAGGCAGAGTTAACACTGACCACTCCTGCTG AGTACAAGCACCCAAAAAGTTTTTCATGGGAAAAATACCTGGAAGAGACTGGATCCCAGGCAGCGCCTGCTAGAGCCTTTAAACAG AGACCACCACATggattccaggtgggcatgaaGTTGGAGACAGTGGACAAACGCAACCCCATGCTTATTCGTGTTTCCACAATATCTGCTGCAGAGGACTTCAGAGTAAAG GTCCATTTTGATGGCTGGACTGAGGAATATGATTACTGGGTTGATGCTGATAGCACAGAATTGCATCCTGTGGGTTGGTGCCAAAAGACTGGTCATCCTCTACAACACCCCAACG GTTCCAGTGATCCCCCTCCACCCCCTGGGCAAGGCTGCCCTACTCCAGGATGCAACGGCGTAGGACACATTAAAGGACCTCGCTATGGAACACACTACAC ggcagTAAGCTGTCCATACTCGGAACTGAATCTCAATAAAGAAGGGCTTGTACCAGACAGGCTGAGTGGAGAGAGACCGGTCACTCTTAGTGGACCTCCAAGAAATCGCCGCACCGAATCACTTAATCAAACACCAGCTCACACACCCACCGGTAACAGTCTGGAACCTGCAGAAAGCACAGACAACTCACTGCCAGCAAG GACTGCCACAGCAGCTAAATGTGTAAAACCCCATCAGGTGAAGCAAGAAGGAAATGGGAAAGGTAGTCCCCTGAATGGTG ACTCTCTGCAGCAGTTCTTGCATGACTCTGTGTTCTGCGGATGGGAACCGCCCAAGTTTCAGCACTGTTGGGAGAAGCATGGCAAACTTCTTCCTGAAGCCTTAGGCCTCAATGCCAAGACAGTGGCCAAGTGGAGCACAGAAgag GTTGCAACTTTTGTACGGAAGTTACCAGGCTGCAGAGAACATGCTGCCATCTTCAGGAATgag CAAATTGATGGTGAGGCCTTCCTCCTTCTCACCCAGTCGGACATTGTCAAAATTTTAAGTATAAAGCTGGGCCCCGCCCTTAAAATCTACAACTGCATTCTTATGCTGAAGAGTGCAGATGAGGAGTAG
- the l3mbtl1b gene encoding lethal(3)malignant brain tumor-like protein 3 isoform X2 — translation MTDTPPKDASAPGADFDMMTALDWKDGIATLPGSDIRFRMTEFGTLEIVTDPEPKDKEQPACPQTETVPSKSSPPSEPTQAPNPSNQTATGAPVDTVAAPSGQQAQAVGSNVSTGPEEGPSTEVDRCKTCGHSGPLSSFLQGKFCSPACVQPCSGRSTPADTGEGERLGKRVRKKKKMFMESEDEEEDNIEEEEEKVKTSKGRKAAKIARLVTAAPVKKKAWSWPAYLEEEKAVAAPLKLFKEHQSFPQSRNGFKVGMKLEGLDPCHPALFCVLTVAEVQGYRIRLHFDGYPECYDFWVNADSWDVKPPGWCEKMGLKLLLPKGCRDGEFNWNTYVKNCRGQLAPKHLFKSLNTSVTPSGFRAGMKLEAVDRKNPSLICVATISAVVDNRLLIHFDNWDDTYDYWCDASSPYIHPVGYCEEAELTLTTPAEYKHPKSFSWEKYLEETGSQAAPARAFKQRPPHGFQVGMKLETVDKRNPMLIRVSTISAAEDFRVKVHFDGWTEEYDYWVDADSTELHPVGWCQKTGHPLQHPNGSSDPPPPPGQGCPTPGCNGVGHIKGPRYGTHYTAVSCPYSELNLNKEGLVPDRLSGERPVTLSGPPRNRRTESLNQTPAHTPTGNSLEPAESTDNSLPARTATAAKCVKPHQVKQEGNGKDSLQQFLHDSVFCGWEPPKFQHCWEKHGKLLPEALGLNAKTVAKWSTEEVATFVRKLPGCREHAAIFRNEQIDGEAFLLLTQSDIVKILSIKLGPALKIYNCILMLKSADEE, via the exons ATGACAGATACACCTCCCAAGGATGCCTCTGCCCCAGGAGCGGATTTTGACATGATGACTGCTCTTGATTGGAAGGACGGCATAGCAACATTGCCTGGAAGTGACATCAGG TTCCGAATGACAGAATTTGGCACGTTGGAAATTGTAACGGATCCAGAGCCAAAGGACAAAGAACAGCCGGCATGCCCACAGACTGAGACTGTGCCCTCCAAGAGCAGCCCTCCATCTGAACCCACCCAAGCACCCAACCCTTCAAATCAGACAGCCACAGGTGCTCCTGTTGATACTGTCG CAGCTCCCTCTGGCCAGCAGGCGCAGGCAGTTGGTTCTAACGTGAGCACTGGCCCTGAGGAAGGCCCCAGCACAGAAGTGGACAGATGTAAGACCTGTGGACACTCTGGTCCTCTGTCATCTTTTCTCCAGGGAAAATTTTGCAGTCCTGCCTGTGTTCAGCCCTGCAGTGGCAG GTCAACTCCAGCTGATACAGGAGAAGGTGAGCGTTTGGGTAAACGAGTgcggaagaagaagaagatgttCATGGAgtctgaggatgaggaggaggacaaCATAGAAGAAGAGGAG gaGAAGGTTAAAACCTCAAAGGGCAGAAAAGCAGCTAAAATTGCCAGATTGG TAACGGCAGCTCCAGTGAAAAAGAAGGCTTGGAGTTGGCCTGCTTATTTAGAGGAGGAGAAAGCAGTGGCTGCACCCTTGAAACTATTTAAAGAA CACCAGTCTTTTCCGCAGAGCAGGAATGGATTTAAAGTTGGAATGAAGCTGGAGGGCCTAGACCCTTGTCATCCTGCCCTCTTCTGCGTGCTTACTGTGGCAGAG GTCCAGGGTTATAGAATAAGACTTCATTTCGATGGCTACCCTGAGTGCTATGACTTCTGGGTAAACGCGGACTCCTGGGACGTGAAGCCACCAGGCTGGTGTGAAAAGATGGGCCTCAAACTGCTGTTACCAAAAG GTTGCAGAGATggggaatttaactggaatacTTATGTTAAGAATTGTAGAGGTCAGCTGGCACCCAAACATCTCTTTAAAAGTCTTAATACG TCAGTCACCCCTTCAGGCTTCCGTGCTGGGATGAAGTTAGAAGCTGTCGACAGGAAAAACCCATCACTCATCTGCGTAGCAACCATCTCTGCTGTCGTGGACAACCGCCTCCTCATTCACTTTGACAACTGGGATGATACATATGATTACTG GTGTGATGCTAGCAGTCCATATATTCATCCGGTTGGGTACTGTGAGGAGGCAGAGTTAACACTGACCACTCCTGCTG AGTACAAGCACCCAAAAAGTTTTTCATGGGAAAAATACCTGGAAGAGACTGGATCCCAGGCAGCGCCTGCTAGAGCCTTTAAACAG AGACCACCACATggattccaggtgggcatgaaGTTGGAGACAGTGGACAAACGCAACCCCATGCTTATTCGTGTTTCCACAATATCTGCTGCAGAGGACTTCAGAGTAAAG GTCCATTTTGATGGCTGGACTGAGGAATATGATTACTGGGTTGATGCTGATAGCACAGAATTGCATCCTGTGGGTTGGTGCCAAAAGACTGGTCATCCTCTACAACACCCCAACG GTTCCAGTGATCCCCCTCCACCCCCTGGGCAAGGCTGCCCTACTCCAGGATGCAACGGCGTAGGACACATTAAAGGACCTCGCTATGGAACACACTACAC ggcagTAAGCTGTCCATACTCGGAACTGAATCTCAATAAAGAAGGGCTTGTACCAGACAGGCTGAGTGGAGAGAGACCGGTCACTCTTAGTGGACCTCCAAGAAATCGCCGCACCGAATCACTTAATCAAACACCAGCTCACACACCCACCGGTAACAGTCTGGAACCTGCAGAAAGCACAGACAACTCACTGCCAGCAAG GACTGCCACAGCAGCTAAATGTGTAAAACCCCATCAGGTGAAGCAAGAAGGAAATGGGAAAG ACTCTCTGCAGCAGTTCTTGCATGACTCTGTGTTCTGCGGATGGGAACCGCCCAAGTTTCAGCACTGTTGGGAGAAGCATGGCAAACTTCTTCCTGAAGCCTTAGGCCTCAATGCCAAGACAGTGGCCAAGTGGAGCACAGAAgag GTTGCAACTTTTGTACGGAAGTTACCAGGCTGCAGAGAACATGCTGCCATCTTCAGGAATgag CAAATTGATGGTGAGGCCTTCCTCCTTCTCACCCAGTCGGACATTGTCAAAATTTTAAGTATAAAGCTGGGCCCCGCCCTTAAAATCTACAACTGCATTCTTATGCTGAAGAGTGCAGATGAGGAGTAG
- the sgk2b gene encoding serine/threonine-protein kinase Sgk2b, whose amino-acid sequence MVKKTKGPVTYAKMKGIVSYFAALIKEKKFGSTDLLQKLGTSHPIYEHMNSECFLRPEGSVCDEAGAAALSFTNSAQELERGRASAADFDYLKVIGTGSFGKVLLARHRENDRYYAVKVLQKHIILRKKAEENIMCERSVLLKTVNHPFLVRLHFSFQTRDRLYLVMDYAGGGELFYHLQRARAFMEPRARFYAAEMASALGYLHSLHIVYRDLKPENILLDSAGHVVLTDFGLCKEGIVGRATTRTFCGTPEYLAPEVLQQREYDRTVDWWGLGAVLHEMLYGLPPFYSADRMVMLSNIMFQPLVLKDGVSKAGRDLLKRLLNRDRAKRLGAKHDVAELQHHSFFSSIQWDDLVAKKIQPPFVPSLSGPDDLTNIDPAFTNLPVPQSLGVCEEAGTTFPGFSYMS is encoded by the exons ATGGTGAAGAAGACCAAAGGTCCTGTGACTTACGCTAAAATGAAGGGGATAGTGTCGTACTTTGCTG CTTTAATCAAAGAGAAAAAGTTTGGATCAACAGACCTGCTACAGAAGCTTGGGACCAGTCATCCAATCTACGAGCA TATGAACTCCGAGTGTTTTCTAAGGCcagagggcagtgtgtgtgacgAGGCTGGAGCAGCTGCT CTGAGTTTCACCAATTCAGCACAGGAACTCGAAAGGGGTCG GGCGTCAGCAGCGGATTTTGATTACTTGAAGGTGATTGGGACAGGCAGCTTTGGAAAG GTCCTATTGGCCAGACACAGGGAGAATGATAGGTACTATGCAGTCAAAGTTTTACAGAAGCACATCATCTTGAGGAAAAAAGCG GAAGAAAACATCATGTGCGAGCGGAGTGTGTTACTGAAGACTGTCAATCATCCGTTCCTGGTGAGACTTCACTTCAGCTTTCAGACCAGAGACAGGCTCTATCTTGTGATGGACTACGCCGGTGGTGGAGAG CTCTTCTACCACTTGCAGAGAGCGCGTGCATTTATGGAGCCCAGAGCCAGATTCTATGCGGCAGAAATGGCTAGTGCTCTCGGATATTTGCATTCTCTGCATATTGtctacag GGACCTCAAGCCAGAGAACATCTTGCTAGATTCTGCAGGCCATGTAGTTCTAACAGACTTTGGCTTGTGTAAGGAGGGAATAGTTGGGCGTGCAACCACCAGAACCTTTTGTGGAACCCCTGAGTACCTGGCTCCTGAGGTGCTCCAGCAACGCGAGTATGACCGAACAGTGGACTGGTGGGGGCTGGGAGCTGTGCTGCATGAAATGCTTTATGGTCTG cCACCTTTCTACAGTGCTGACCGTATGGTGATGTTAAGCAACATCATGTTTCAACCGCTGGTACTTAAAGATGGGGTGTCCAAAGCTGGAAGAGATCTTCTCAAGAGGCTGCTAAACAGAGACAGAGCTAAGAGGCTTGGAGCTAAACATGACGTG GCAGAGCTACAGCACCACTCATTCTTCTCGTCTATCCAGTGGGATGACCTTGTGGCAAAGAAAATTCAACCTCCTTTCGTCCCCTCACTG TCTGGCCCTGATGACCTCACAAACATTGACCCTGCCTTCACAAATCTTCCTGTACCACAGTCACTGGGTGTATGTGAGGAGGCTGGAACAACCTTCCCTGGTTTCAGTTACATGAGTTAA